The Thermoplasmatales archaeon genome segment CCATTTTTCCTCATCTATTTTTAGAGCATTACATGCTCCCTCTACCATTTCTTTTCCAAATTCAATTAATCTTTTATCTGTTTCTTTCCAGTTCATCCCATTCCCTCCTTTTAAAATAAATAAAGAAATTTAATCTTTTTCTTTTATTCTACAGGCCCCGCCTCTCGACTGATATAAGATATCAAATAATTTATTCAATTTTTCATTATTTTTCCTCTGCCACCCTTACTAAATATTCTTTTCCTTCAATATCTGTTCTCAAAATTGCTATTTTCTTTCCTTTCAATTCCTTTAGTTTTTCTATCAAGGACTTATCTTTTATGCAGACATTGCCAAAGGACATGCAGAGAATCAATCCTTTTTCTGTTTCTTTTATTTCCTCAAGCTTTCCATGGGCTTCTTCCCATGGTTCCAAGTATCTTAGCTCATCCACGATTAATAAAATACCGCCAACCATTATTTATATTTTATTAATGGCTCATAGGAGAAGAGCGTTTTTTACGCTATTCCAAGCTTAGGAATGCAAGCAAGATATGATTTCCTTAACTCCTCTCTGTCTATGTGGTAATAAATGTCTATTGCATCACTTCTTGCATCCCCTCTTAACTCCTGTATATATTCTCTGGGCATTCCATTTCTCCTTAGCCATGTTGTAAACCAGTGCCTGCAGCAGTGAGGAGTAAAATGATCCTCCATTTTATCGGATTTTGAATTGTGAAGTCCAGCCCTCTCTGCCCAGTAAACAAAAGAATTATAGACACCACTTCTATCAAGCCTTTCTCCCGTTTGATATGAAATAAAAAGGGCTTTGCAGTTTTGCTTTGCTATTGCCTCCCTCTTGCTTATCCATTTCTTTAAAAGCACTGCTGTTTCATCATCAAAAAATACTATTCTATTGCTCCTCTTTGCAGTAGGCTTCAGAATTATGCTCATTTCCTGCCAGTTTATATCATCCAAATCAATTGCAACAAGCTCTTTCCTCCTTATTCCTGTTTTTGCAAGAAGTGCTGCCATTGCCTTATCCCTTATATCAGCTATTGAATTGATGAACTTTGCCATCTCCTCAACGCTTATAAGCTTTCTATGGGTCTCGCTATTATCGCTTTTATAAGTATGAAGATATCTTTTCCTCACTTCAAGAGCAATATTCTTTGCTATAATTCCTTCATAAACCATGTATTCACATAAGGCTGATATGGCTGAGAAATGGTTTTCTATGGTTTGATAATTTAGTCCCTTTCCCCTTAAAAATCCAACATAACTCCTTAAAATATCCCTGTTAATGCCTATTAAATCAACTCCATTTGTTTTTAAAAATGATGAAAATATTCTTAAACAAGATTTGTAGCTTTTAATGGATCCTTCTGTAAGCCCTCTTATTTTGCAGTCTTCTTCAAATCTCCTTATCAATTCCTCATCTTTTAAATGAGTTAATACTTCCATACCCACCACCTTCCCTTATCTTCAATTAAACCATATCTTTCAAGATTTTCCAACTGCCTATTTATTCCCTTTGCAACATCAGCCTGCTTCATCGGATTTATTCCAATTATGTCAAACAGCTCTCCCTTCTCTATCTTTCCTCTTTCCTTAAAAGCCTCTATTATCTTCCTTTCATATTTTCTGAATCCTTCCATTTCTTCTAAAAATGGCATTGTTCTATACCTCTTATTTTCTTCCTCAAGCCTTTCATAAGCCTTTGATAGAATTTCATATTTTTTCTCAATTTCCCTCATTTCTTCCTCCAGCTCCTTTATCCTTTTTATCAAATCCGCTCTTGTTCCATATGAAGTATCTTCATTTTCCTGGCTAAGCGAATTCTCAACATGCTCTATAACAAATCTAGAAATTGATAGGCCAGATTTATCTGCCAGCTTCTGCCATTTTTCCTTCATCTCCTCACTTGGCAGATAAACCAAAACAGCCCTCTTCATTATTGTATCCGTCTTGTACTCTTTTTTCCTTCCTTTCTTCTCAAATCTTTCTTTTGCCATTGATAAAGTAACAGATAGCTGTATTTAAAGTTTAATATTAAAAAAGCGCTGAGGGTGGGATTTGAACCCACGAGGAGCATAAGCCCCACAGGCTCTCAAGGCCTGCGCCGTTGTCCGCTTGGCTACCTCAGCAAACAAAATAAAATTAAATAAAAAAGAATATAAAAATTTAAAGGGTTAAGATTTGAGAATTATCTCTATGTTTACTCCATCTGGCACCTGAACGCGCATCAGCTGGCGCAATGCCCTGTCCTGAGCATCTATTTCAACAAGCCTTTTATGAATTCTCATCTCCCAGTGATCCCATGTCTCGGAGCCCTCTCCATCCGGACTTTTTCTGCATGGAACAACCAGTCTTTTTGTTGGAAGAGGTATTGGTCCTTTTATCCTTACTCCTGTTTTCTCTGCAATTTTCTTTATCTGAGAGCATACTTCATCTATTTTTTTTGCATCTGTGCCGGTTAATGTTATCCTTGCTATCTGGGTCATTTTACATCAGTTTTTCGTCAATTTCTATGCATACTCCAGCTCCTACTGTCTGTCCCATGTCACGAATTGCAAATCTGCCAAGTTCTGGGAAATCTTTTGCCCTTTCTATAACCATCGGGCGTGTTGGCCTTATCTTTACAACAGCAGCATCTCCTGTCTTTAAAATCTGAGGATTCTCCTCCTTGACTTCTCCACTTCTCGGATCAATTTTCTTGATTAATTCTTCAAATCTGCATGCTACCTGAGCGGTATGGCAGTGGAATACTGGAGTATAACCAACTGTTATAACAGAAGGATGATTCAAAACCATTATCTGGGCGGTAAATAGTTTTGCTACTGTTGGGGGATTATCTACATGCCCTGCGACATCTCCTCTCCTCACATCTTTCTTGCTTATGCCTCTTATATTTGCTCCTATATTATCTCCTGGCTCAGCCTGAGGAATTTGTTCATGATGCATTTCTATTGATTTTACCTCACCAATCACTCCTTTTGGCTGAGTCGATGGAAGGAATATAAGTTTGTCATCGGGTCTCATTACTCCTGTTTCAACTCTTCCAACAGGCACAGTACCAACGCCAGTTATTGAATAAACATCCTGTATCGGCCATCTCAATGGTTTATCAATTGGCTTAGGAGGAACCTTAAACTCATTTATTGCTTCAAGCAAAGTAGGCCCATCCCACCAGTCAAGTTTTCCCCTTTCCTTTATATTATCTCCATTCCATGCAGATATAGGAATATATTTAACATCCTTGTAACCAACACTTGTAAGCAGTTTTTCTGCCTGCGATTTCACCTCTTCATATCTCTGCTTGCTGTACGGTGGCTGGGTTACATCCATCTTATTTATAGCGACAACAATCTGCGGAACGCCAAGAGTTCGCGCAAGCCATGCGTGCTCCTTCGTCTGCGCCATCACGCCCTCGCCCGGCGCAGCAGATACAACAAGGATTGCGCAATCCGCCTGGCTTGTCCCTGTGATCATGTTCTTTA includes the following:
- the tuf gene encoding translation elongation factor EF-1 subunit alpha, giving the protein MPAQKPHLNLVTIGHVDHGKSTLVGRLMLETGQVDPHIVQKYTEEAKSMGKESFALAWVMDRLKEERERGLTIDVAHQRFDTEKYYFTIIDAPGHRDFVKNMITGTSQADCAILVVSAAPGEGVMAQTKEHAWLARTLGVPQIVVAINKMDVTQPPYSKQRYEEVKSQAEKLLTSVGYKDVKYIPISAWNGDNIKERGKLDWWDGPTLLEAINEFKVPPKPIDKPLRWPIQDVYSITGVGTVPVGRVETGVMRPDDKLIFLPSTQPKGVIGEVKSIEMHHEQIPQAEPGDNIGANIRGISKKDVRRGDVAGHVDNPPTVAKLFTAQIMVLNHPSVITVGYTPVFHCHTAQVACRFEELIKKIDPRSGEVKEENPQILKTGDAAVVKIRPTRPMVIERAKDFPELGRFAIRDMGQTVGAGVCIEIDEKLM
- a CDS encoding 30S ribosomal protein S10 encodes the protein MTQIARITLTGTDAKKIDEVCSQIKKIAEKTGVRIKGPIPLPTKRLVVPCRKSPDGEGSETWDHWEMRIHKRLVEIDAQDRALRQLMRVQVPDGVNIEIILKS
- a CDS encoding tyrosine-type recombinase/integrase codes for the protein MEVLTHLKDEELIRRFEEDCKIRGLTEGSIKSYKSCLRIFSSFLKTNGVDLIGINRDILRSYVGFLRGKGLNYQTIENHFSAISALCEYMVYEGIIAKNIALEVRKRYLHTYKSDNSETHRKLISVEEMAKFINSIADIRDKAMAALLAKTGIRRKELVAIDLDDINWQEMSIILKPTAKRSNRIVFFDDETAVLLKKWISKREAIAKQNCKALFISYQTGERLDRSGVYNSFVYWAERAGLHNSKSDKMEDHFTPHCCRHWFTTWLRRNGMPREYIQELRGDARSDAIDIYYHIDREELRKSYLACIPKLGIA